The Scyliorhinus torazame isolate Kashiwa2021f chromosome X, sScyTor2.1, whole genome shotgun sequence genome has a segment encoding these proteins:
- the LOC140405343 gene encoding gametocyte-specific factor 1-like isoform X1 produces MDSEQLLTCPYNESHQIRRSRFPYHLVKCRKNHPKVANDIRVCPFNARHQIRKAEYKHHLLHCEDGKLAAEGGAQGAESKYSFDSVNFAQQASARETLPSGENWDDEEEDSSHPFVFGQSKFVNGKKV; encoded by the exons ATGGATTCCGAGCAGCTTCTGACCTGTCCCTACAACGAGAGCCACCAGATCCGCCGCAGTCGCTTTCCTTACCACCTGGTGAAATGCCGAAAA AATCACCCCAAGGTGGCAAATGACATTAGAGTCTGCCCCTTTAACGCCAGGCACCAAATCCGTAAAGCTGAATACAAACATCATCTCCTCCATTGTGAAGATGGCAAATTGGCAGCAGAGGGCGGCGCGCAGGGAGCTG AATCTAAATATTCATTTGATTCCGTAAACTTTGCACAGCAGGCTTCTGCCAGAGAGACGCTTCCCTCTGGAGAAAACTGGGATGACG AAGAGGAAGACTCATCACATCCTTTTGTCTTTGGTCAGAGTAAGTTTGTTAATGGCAAGAAGGTCTAG
- the LOC140405343 gene encoding uncharacterized protein isoform X2, with protein MDSEQLLTCPYNESHQIRRSRFPYHLVKCRKNHPKVANDIRVCPFNARHQIRKAEYKHHLLHCEDGKLAAEGGAQGAESKYSFDSVNFAQQASARETLPSGENWDDGRKDVLR; from the exons ATGGATTCCGAGCAGCTTCTGACCTGTCCCTACAACGAGAGCCACCAGATCCGCCGCAGTCGCTTTCCTTACCACCTGGTGAAATGCCGAAAA AATCACCCCAAGGTGGCAAATGACATTAGAGTCTGCCCCTTTAACGCCAGGCACCAAATCCGTAAAGCTGAATACAAACATCATCTCCTCCATTGTGAAGATGGCAAATTGGCAGCAGAGGGCGGCGCGCAGGGAGCTG AATCTAAATATTCATTTGATTCCGTAAACTTTGCACAGCAGGCTTCTGCCAGAGAGACGCTTCCCTCTGGAGAAAACTGGGATGACG GGCGCAAGGATGTGCTTCGTTGA